Proteins from a single region of Eremothecium gossypii ATCC 10895 chromosome VI, complete sequence:
- the GTR1 gene encoding Rag GTPase GTR1 (Syntenic homolog of Saccharomyces cerevisiae YML121W (GTR1)), whose translation MSSNNRKKLLLMGRSGAGKSSMRSIIFSNYSAFDTRRLGATIDVEHSHLRFLGNMTLNLWDCGGQDVFMENYFTQQKDHIFQMVQVLIHVFDVESQEVIRDIEIFTRALKHLKRYSPDAKIFVLLHKMDLVQLDKRHELFEIMMSKLQETSAVYGFPDLVGFPTSIWDESLYKAWSKIVCSLIPNMNVYQSNLKKLKQVMDAREIILFEKATFLVVCSSNTSMGEALDPKRFEKISNVMKNFKQSSMKLKSSFKTLVLNDTIYVSEISPNMMCFIVLTKSDDPKDLVLENIKKAKQYFQ comes from the coding sequence ATGTCGTCCAATAACCGCAAAAAACTGCTCCTGATGGGGCGCTCTGGGGCCGGCAAATCATCCATGAGGTCGATAATCTTCTCGAACTATTCTGCGTTTGACACGCGTAGGCTTGGGGCGACAATTGATGTGGAGCACTCGCATTTGCGGTTCCTGGGGAATATGACGCTGAACCTGTGGGATTGCGGCGGGCAGGACGTATTTATGGAGAACTACTTCACGCAGCAGAAGGACCACATTTTCCAGATGGTGCAGGTGCTGATACACGTTTTTGATGTGGAGTCGCAGGAGGTGATTCGTGACATCGAGATATTCACGCGCGCGCTCAAGCACCTGAAGCGGTACAGCCCGGACGCCAAGATATTCGTGCTGTTGCACAAGATGGATCTTGTGCAGCTGGACAAGCGACATGAGCTGTTTGAGATCATGATGAGCAAGCTGCAGGAGACCTCCGCGGTATACGGGTTCCCGGACCTGGTGGGCTTCCCGACCAGCATCTGGGACGAAAGTCTCTACAAGGCTTGGTCCAAAATCGTGTGCTCGTTAATCCCGAACATGAACGTCTACCAGTCGAACCTCAAGAAGCTGAAGCAGGTGATGGACGCGCGGGAGATCATTCTGTTTGAGAAGGCCACATTCCTGGTCGTGTGCTCGAGTAACACGTCGATGGGCGAGGCGTTGGACCCGAAGCGCTTTGAGAAGATCAGCAACGTGATGAAGAACTTCAAGCAGAGCAGCATGAAGCTGAAGAGCTCCTTCAAGACGCTTGTGCTGAACGACACCATTTATGTGAGCGAGATTTCGCCCAACATGATGTGCTTTATTGTCCTCACCAAGAGCGATGATCCCAAAGACCTAGTCCTCGAAAATATCAAGAAAGCCAAGCAGTATTTTCAATGA